In a genomic window of Bradyrhizobium sp. LLZ17:
- a CDS encoding GntR family transcriptional regulator — translation MARRKRALEVVRTDRDGEGKPSRRNRLNFFELAYQKIEELLVHCELKPGQFMTMLELQQITGFGRTPVHHAVNRLSADTLIIIRPRHGLHIAPIDLARERMLLGLRRDMERFVIRLAADRASLSHRNQALHIERLLRERRSSLTLDEFNSIDRRIDALVLDAAGEPFLVHTLRPLHTLYRRIGYIHHRFMPGQAELSGTIDRHLAILRAVANRRVGDAVKASDALIDYMDQMFEGMETGIDPRLLDCSIEPLLGT, via the coding sequence ATGGCACGGCGCAAGCGCGCGCTTGAGGTGGTGAGAACGGACCGCGACGGCGAGGGCAAGCCGAGCCGACGCAACCGACTCAACTTCTTCGAGCTCGCCTATCAGAAGATCGAGGAGCTGCTCGTCCACTGCGAGCTCAAGCCTGGCCAGTTCATGACCATGCTGGAACTGCAGCAGATCACCGGCTTCGGCCGCACGCCGGTGCATCACGCCGTCAATCGACTCTCCGCCGACACGCTGATCATCATCCGCCCGCGCCATGGCCTGCACATCGCGCCGATCGATCTGGCGCGCGAGCGCATGCTCTTGGGTTTGCGCCGCGACATGGAACGCTTCGTGATCCGCCTTGCGGCCGATCGCGCCAGCCTCTCGCACCGCAATCAGGCACTGCACATCGAGCGTCTCCTGCGCGAGCGCCGCTCCAGCCTGACCCTGGACGAATTCAACAGCATTGACCGCCGCATCGACGCGCTGGTCCTGGATGCGGCGGGCGAGCCTTTCCTTGTGCACACGCTGCGGCCGCTGCACACGCTGTACCGCCGCATCGGCTACATCCATCACCGCTTCATGCCTGGGCAGGCCGAGCTGTCAGGAACGATTGATCGTCATCTGGCTATTCTCAGGGCGGTCGCCAATCGCCGCGTCGGCGACGCGGTGAAGGCGAGCGATGCCCTGATCGACTACATGGACCAGATGTTCGAGGGAATGGAGACGGGGATCGATCCGCGTTTGCTGGATTGCAGCATCGAACCGCTGCTCGGCACGTAA
- a CDS encoding MFS transporter produces the protein MSTMAMPQPTASEAAVRYLITNYSPKGNKVGWLMMASILVEAWDLYSIAFVLIFIKEQYNPDPLMLGLAAAGTQGGALVGALLGGWLSDKIGRRVMFLVTMVMFIVLAVAQAFVPSVGWLVVIRFLLGVPLGSDISTGYTYIMESMAKGEREVMGNRWQFMFAVGEVLTIGVIVIFLLLDIQHEMLWRVTLGLGAVPALIILIMRHDVPETAVWLVQKGRFREAKMVAREMFNDDLAMLPDRDVVVPKVSTRAFLADLKKDPIRWRATIYGWIACFAQGSEFSTFAFYLPVLFVMVGVSSVLGNNLVTMALFCLAAVSGWVGPLLTPKIGHRGIAIAGFGIVLASLLVAAFALYTDNKMLLPFAAAAMLWGHYWDASNCMTIPTMVAKPKYRGTASGFAYMFVKLPSFLAIFLFPSLFAAIGQAGATLFVAIFPLIGLLAAIFILPEVYGYEND, from the coding sequence ATGTCAACGATGGCGATGCCACAACCGACCGCGAGCGAAGCCGCGGTCCGCTACCTCATTACGAACTACAGTCCCAAGGGCAACAAGGTCGGCTGGCTGATGATGGCCTCGATCCTGGTCGAAGCCTGGGACCTCTATTCCATCGCCTTCGTGCTGATCTTCATCAAGGAGCAGTACAATCCCGACCCGCTGATGCTGGGCCTTGCCGCGGCAGGCACGCAGGGCGGCGCCCTGGTGGGCGCGCTGCTCGGCGGCTGGCTGTCCGACAAGATCGGCCGCCGCGTGATGTTCCTGGTGACGATGGTGATGTTCATCGTGCTCGCCGTGGCGCAGGCCTTCGTGCCCAGCGTCGGCTGGCTGGTCGTGATCCGCTTCCTGCTTGGGGTTCCCCTCGGTTCCGACATCTCGACCGGCTACACCTACATCATGGAATCCATGGCCAAGGGTGAGCGCGAGGTCATGGGCAACCGCTGGCAGTTCATGTTCGCCGTGGGCGAGGTGCTCACCATCGGCGTCATCGTGATCTTCCTGCTGCTCGACATCCAGCACGAGATGCTGTGGCGGGTGACGCTCGGCCTCGGCGCGGTGCCGGCGCTGATCATCCTGATCATGCGCCACGACGTGCCGGAAACCGCGGTCTGGCTGGTGCAGAAGGGACGCTTCCGCGAGGCCAAGATGGTGGCGCGCGAGATGTTCAACGATGATCTGGCGATGCTGCCGGACCGGGATGTGGTGGTGCCGAAGGTCAGCACCCGCGCCTTCCTCGCCGATCTCAAGAAGGATCCGATCCGCTGGCGCGCCACGATCTACGGCTGGATCGCCTGCTTCGCGCAAGGCAGCGAGTTCTCGACGTTCGCGTTCTACCTGCCGGTGCTGTTCGTGATGGTCGGCGTGTCGAGCGTGCTCGGCAACAATTTGGTGACGATGGCGCTGTTCTGCCTCGCCGCGGTGTCGGGCTGGGTCGGCCCGCTGCTGACGCCGAAGATCGGCCATCGCGGCATCGCGATCGCCGGATTCGGCATCGTGCTGGCCTCGCTGCTGGTCGCGGCCTTTGCGCTCTACACCGACAACAAGATGCTGCTGCCGTTCGCGGCCGCCGCGATGCTGTGGGGCCATTACTGGGATGCGTCGAACTGCATGACGATCCCGACCATGGTCGCGAAGCCGAAATATCGCGGCACGGCGAGCGGCTTCGCCTACATGTTCGTGAAACTGCCGTCGTTCCTGGCGATCTTCCTGTTCCCGTCGCTGTTCGCCGCGATCGGGCAGGCTGGTGCCACGTTGTTCGTCGCGATCTTCCCGCTGATCGGATTGCTCGCCGCAATCTTCATCCTGCCGGAAGTCTACGGCTACGAGAACGACTAA
- a CDS encoding response regulator codes for MTHEAATTGRGYRVLVVEDNDDVGQFSTELLEDLGYVVRRVANANAALGILGENEFAVDLVFSDVIMPGMNGVELAGIIRERYPGLPVVLTSGYSNVLAENAHRGFELIQKPYSVESLSRILRKAISEKLSVSG; via the coding sequence TTGACCCACGAAGCCGCCACGACCGGACGCGGCTATCGCGTGCTGGTGGTCGAGGACAATGACGATGTCGGCCAGTTCTCGACCGAGCTTCTGGAAGATCTCGGCTACGTCGTCCGCCGCGTCGCCAATGCCAATGCGGCGCTGGGCATCCTCGGCGAGAACGAATTCGCCGTCGACCTCGTTTTCTCCGATGTCATCATGCCCGGCATGAATGGGGTCGAGCTCGCCGGCATCATCCGCGAGCGCTATCCGGGTCTCCCGGTCGTGCTCACGAGCGGCTACAGCAACGTGCTCGCCGAAAACGCGCATCGCGGCTTCGAGCTGATCCAGAAGCCATATTCGGTGGAGTCGCTGTCGCGCATTTTGCGCAAGGCGATCTCGGAGAAGCTGTCGGTGTCGGGGTGA
- a CDS encoding putative zinc-binding metallopeptidase, translating to MKLFVCQACGNVLYFENRACERCGHRVAFLPEKETMSALEPDGDGWATLADKGKGRMLCRNAEYDSCNWLTDAGDSTGYCRACRHNGIVPDLSDSAQLAGWRELEVAKHRLFYSLIRWKLPLQTRHDNPEHGLIFNFLADDPSSGERIMTGHDNGLITIALTETDEIERERRRLEMGEPYRTLLGHFRHEVGHYFWDVLVRNGGKLDQCRAVFGEDSVDYGQALQRHYAEGAPPDWQQNYVSAYATTHPWEDFAETWAHYLHIVDTLEMASEFGMEVRPRVDRDGELTARIRFNSYQAKDVEVLVNAWLPFTFAMNSVNRAMGARDLYPFILSPAVVTKLGFVHALVRDAARPKGP from the coding sequence TTGAAGCTCTTTGTCTGCCAGGCCTGCGGCAACGTCCTCTATTTCGAGAACCGCGCCTGCGAACGCTGCGGCCACCGGGTCGCCTTCCTGCCGGAGAAGGAGACGATGTCGGCGCTCGAGCCCGATGGGGACGGCTGGGCCACGCTCGCCGACAAGGGCAAGGGACGCATGCTGTGCCGCAACGCCGAGTATGATTCCTGCAACTGGCTGACGGATGCGGGCGATAGCACCGGCTATTGCCGTGCCTGCCGCCATAACGGCATCGTGCCGGACCTGTCGGATTCCGCCCAGCTTGCCGGCTGGCGCGAGCTGGAGGTGGCGAAGCACCGCTTGTTCTATTCGTTGATCCGCTGGAAGCTGCCGCTCCAGACGCGGCACGACAATCCCGAACACGGCCTGATCTTCAACTTCCTCGCCGACGATCCGAGCAGCGGCGAGAGGATCATGACCGGCCATGACAACGGCCTGATCACGATCGCGCTCACCGAGACCGACGAGATCGAACGCGAGCGGCGCAGGCTGGAGATGGGCGAGCCGTACCGGACCTTGCTCGGGCATTTCCGCCACGAGGTCGGCCACTATTTTTGGGACGTGCTGGTCCGTAATGGGGGCAAGCTCGACCAATGCCGCGCGGTATTTGGCGAGGATTCAGTGGATTACGGCCAAGCCTTGCAGCGCCACTATGCCGAAGGCGCTCCGCCTGACTGGCAACAGAACTACGTCTCGGCCTACGCCACGACGCACCCCTGGGAAGATTTCGCGGAAACCTGGGCGCACTATCTCCACATCGTCGACACTCTGGAGATGGCCTCCGAGTTCGGCATGGAGGTGCGGCCACGGGTCGACCGCGACGGCGAGCTGACCGCGCGGATCCGCTTCAACTCGTACCAGGCCAAGGACGTCGAGGTCCTGGTCAATGCATGGCTGCCCTTCACCTTCGCCATGAACAGCGTCAACCGCGCCATGGGCGCGCGCGACCTCTATCCCTTCATCCTGTCGCCCGCGGTGGTCACGAAGCTCGGCTTCGTTCATGCCCTGGTGCGGGACGCGGCCAGGCCCAAAGGACCGTAG
- a CDS encoding PAS domain S-box protein — protein MTTADALNDPLPETIAAERLRQHLEEIARERDNAYHALQEREAELARIQRIGKVGGLEVDFREGFKNRRSPEYLMIHGLPLEAVDESHEDWVSRIHPDDRDATVKHFLEALAGTNEDYTAEYRIIRPSDGETRWIRVVAKIERDSEGRAIRLVGAHIDITDQMVARETLRESEERFRLIADSAPVPIWVTKLDRKRSFANQAYVDFLGLPYDQAIDFDWRKVLHPDDLPRVLQQSVQGEASLKPFVLEARYKDASGEWRWLRSESQPRWDPTGKHIGFIGVAHDITAAKQAEIELRRLNETLEERIIERTAELEANEARLRAILETSNQYQGLVNLRGELLYANKTALDDIRAEARDVIGKPLWETAWFTGTQGMSAIVREAFETVLKGEAVRMEIRLRLPVGERDFEFGMRPVLDRHGSITGAVPEAVDITERRRGEEALRQSQKMEAIGQLTGGVAHDFNNLLTIIRSATDFLRRRELPEERRRRYVDAISDTVERASKLTAQLLAFARRQPLKPQIFNVGSQVEGVAQLVRPLVGGRIEIAVEVHDSDCYTIADIAQFETALINLAINARDAMEDEGRLTIAVRKVLGTPSLRSQSARSGDYVAISVADTGSGIAPEHLDSIFEPFFTTKEVGKGYRPWPQSGFWICKAVRGRHCGDECTGQGRDLHHLSAAGAEPRRGQGSRGVDPRSRHDRTRLSRAGGRGQ, from the coding sequence ATGACAACGGCCGACGCCTTGAACGATCCCCTGCCCGAGACCATCGCCGCCGAAAGGCTGCGCCAGCACCTGGAAGAGATCGCGCGCGAGCGCGACAATGCCTATCACGCGCTTCAGGAGCGCGAGGCCGAGCTCGCGCGCATCCAGCGCATCGGCAAGGTCGGCGGGCTCGAGGTCGACTTCCGCGAGGGCTTCAAGAATCGCCGCTCGCCTGAATACCTGATGATCCACGGGCTGCCGCTCGAGGCCGTCGACGAATCGCACGAGGACTGGGTTAGCCGCATCCATCCCGACGACCGCGACGCGACCGTCAAGCATTTCCTCGAGGCACTCGCCGGGACCAACGAGGATTATACGGCCGAATACCGCATCATTCGTCCGAGCGACGGCGAGACCCGCTGGATCCGTGTCGTCGCCAAGATCGAGCGCGATAGCGAGGGCCGCGCTATCCGCCTGGTCGGTGCCCATATCGACATCACCGACCAGATGGTCGCGCGCGAGACGCTGCGCGAGAGCGAGGAGCGCTTCCGGCTGATCGCCGACAGCGCGCCGGTGCCGATCTGGGTCACAAAGCTCGACCGCAAGCGCTCCTTCGCCAACCAGGCCTATGTCGACTTCCTCGGCCTGCCCTATGACCAGGCCATCGATTTCGACTGGCGCAAGGTGCTGCATCCCGACGACCTGCCGCGTGTGCTGCAACAATCGGTGCAGGGCGAAGCCTCCCTGAAGCCGTTCGTGCTGGAAGCGCGCTACAAGGACGCCAGTGGCGAATGGCGCTGGCTGCGCTCGGAATCCCAGCCGCGCTGGGATCCGACCGGCAAGCATATCGGCTTCATCGGTGTCGCCCATGACATCACCGCCGCCAAGCAGGCCGAGATCGAGCTCCGCCGGCTCAACGAGACACTCGAGGAGCGCATCATCGAGCGCACCGCCGAGCTCGAAGCCAATGAGGCGCGGCTGCGCGCGATCCTGGAAACCAGCAACCAGTATCAAGGCCTGGTCAATCTCAGGGGCGAATTGCTTTACGCCAACAAAACCGCACTCGATGACATACGCGCGGAAGCGCGGGACGTCATCGGCAAGCCACTCTGGGAGACAGCCTGGTTCACCGGCACCCAAGGCATGAGCGCGATCGTGCGCGAGGCGTTCGAGACCGTGCTCAAGGGCGAAGCCGTCAGGATGGAGATCCGCCTGCGCCTTCCCGTCGGCGAGCGCGATTTCGAGTTCGGCATGCGCCCGGTGCTCGACCGCCACGGCAGCATCACCGGCGCCGTGCCCGAAGCCGTCGACATCACCGAGCGGCGCCGCGGCGAGGAAGCGCTGCGGCAATCGCAAAAGATGGAGGCGATCGGCCAGCTCACCGGCGGCGTCGCGCACGATTTCAACAATCTCCTCACCATCATCCGCTCGGCGACCGACTTCCTGCGCCGGCGCGAGCTACCGGAGGAGCGCCGGCGTCGCTATGTCGACGCGATCTCGGACACCGTCGAGCGCGCCTCCAAGCTGACCGCGCAGCTTTTGGCCTTTGCGCGCCGGCAGCCATTGAAGCCACAGATATTCAATGTCGGCAGTCAGGTCGAGGGCGTGGCACAGCTGGTCCGGCCACTGGTCGGCGGCCGCATCGAGATCGCCGTGGAGGTGCACGATTCCGACTGCTACACCATCGCCGACATCGCCCAGTTCGAGACCGCGCTGATCAACCTCGCCATCAATGCCCGCGATGCAATGGAAGACGAGGGCCGCCTCACCATTGCGGTCCGCAAGGTTTTGGGCACCCCGAGTCTGCGCTCGCAATCGGCGCGCAGCGGTGACTATGTCGCAATCTCGGTCGCCGATACCGGCAGCGGGATCGCGCCGGAACACCTCGACTCGATCTTCGAGCCGTTCTTCACCACCAAGGAAGTCGGCAAGGGGTACCGGCCTTGGCCTCAGTCAGGCTTTTGGATTTGCAAAGCAGTCCGAGGGCGACATTGCGGTGACGAGTGCACCGGGCAAGGGCGCGACCTTCACCATCTATCTGCCGCAGGCGCAGAGCCCCGCCGCGGACAAGGAAGCCGCGGCGTTGACCCACGAAGCCGCCACGACCGGACGCGGCTATCGCGTGCTGGTGGTCGAGGACAATGA
- a CDS encoding EamA family transporter: protein MKTALLSAWQTWALLSACFAALTAIFAKVGVENINPDLATFIRTIVVLLAFSILLFFTGQFAAPSAVSSKTWLFLVLSGLATGASWLCYFRALKLGPATLVAPIDKLSVVLVAMFAFTFLGERPTAQGWVGIAMIGAGAVLLAVKF from the coding sequence ATGAAAACCGCCCTTCTCTCTGCCTGGCAAACCTGGGCGCTGCTCTCCGCCTGCTTTGCCGCACTCACAGCGATCTTCGCCAAGGTCGGCGTCGAGAATATTAACCCGGACCTTGCGACCTTCATCCGCACCATCGTGGTGCTGCTCGCTTTCTCGATCTTATTGTTTTTCACCGGGCAGTTCGCCGCGCCATCGGCGGTCTCGTCAAAGACCTGGCTGTTCCTGGTGCTCTCGGGGCTTGCGACCGGCGCGTCTTGGCTGTGCTATTTCCGCGCGCTGAAGCTTGGACCCGCGACGCTCGTAGCGCCGATCGACAAGCTCAGCGTCGTGCTGGTTGCCATGTTCGCCTTCACGTTTCTCGGCGAGCGCCCGACCGCGCAAGGCTGGGTCGGCATCGCCATGATCGGCGCCGGCGCGGTGCTGCTGGCGGTGAAATTCTGA
- a CDS encoding arsenic transporter: protein MPHDAIWAWSIIVAATAGVIIRPFRLPEAIWAVIGAAALVLLGLLPWQDALTGLEKGIDVYLFLIGMMLIAELARLEGLFDYLAALAVEYAGGSPQRLFLLIYLVGTLVTVLLSNDATAIVLTPAVFAATRAAGAKPLPYLFVCAFIANAASFVLPISNPANLVVFGARMPQLTEWLRLFALPSAASILLTYVVLRLTQHRALKEETIARKVPHPKLGRGGRLTAAGIVAIGVVLVTASALDKPLGLPTFVCGVITAAIVLLFNWQSPLPVLRGVSWSVLPLVGGLFVMVEALVKTGVIGQLSALLHEAVAQSIPQAAWSVGIATAVATNIANNLPVGLVAGSVAASDHLPGAVVSAILIGVDLGPNLSVTGSLATILWLVALRREKIEVGAWPFLKLGMLVTPPALIAALAAAIR, encoded by the coding sequence GTGCCGCATGACGCCATCTGGGCCTGGAGCATCATCGTCGCCGCGACCGCGGGCGTCATCATCCGCCCGTTTCGCTTGCCCGAGGCGATCTGGGCCGTTATCGGTGCCGCCGCACTGGTGCTGCTCGGCTTGTTGCCGTGGCAGGATGCGCTGACGGGACTCGAGAAAGGCATCGACGTCTATCTCTTCCTGATCGGCATGATGCTGATCGCCGAGCTCGCCCGGCTCGAGGGCCTGTTCGACTATCTCGCCGCGCTCGCGGTGGAATATGCCGGCGGCTCGCCGCAGCGGCTGTTCCTGCTGATCTACCTCGTCGGCACGCTCGTGACGGTGCTGCTCTCCAACGACGCCACCGCAATCGTGCTGACGCCGGCCGTGTTCGCCGCGACCCGCGCGGCAGGCGCAAAACCGCTGCCTTATCTGTTCGTCTGCGCCTTCATCGCCAATGCCGCGAGCTTCGTGCTGCCGATCTCGAACCCCGCCAATCTCGTGGTGTTCGGCGCGCGCATGCCGCAGCTCACCGAATGGTTGCGCCTGTTCGCCCTGCCCTCGGCGGCCTCGATCCTGCTCACTTATGTCGTGCTGCGCCTGACCCAGCACCGCGCGTTGAAGGAGGAGACCATTGCGCGCAAGGTACCGCATCCAAAACTCGGTCGCGGCGGCAGGCTGACGGCGGCAGGCATCGTGGCCATCGGCGTCGTGCTGGTCACGGCCTCCGCGCTCGACAAGCCGCTCGGGCTGCCGACCTTCGTCTGCGGCGTGATCACCGCCGCGATCGTGCTCCTGTTCAACTGGCAGTCGCCCCTGCCTGTGCTGCGGGGCGTCTCCTGGAGCGTGCTACCGCTGGTCGGCGGGCTCTTCGTGATGGTGGAAGCCCTGGTGAAGACCGGCGTCATCGGACAGCTCAGCGCGCTGCTGCACGAGGCGGTCGCGCAATCAATCCCACAAGCCGCCTGGAGCGTGGGCATTGCGACGGCAGTCGCCACCAACATTGCCAATAACCTGCCGGTTGGCCTCGTCGCAGGCTCGGTTGCCGCCAGCGATCATCTGCCAGGGGCTGTCGTCAGCGCGATCCTGATCGGTGTCGATCTCGGACCCAATTTGTCGGTGACCGGCTCGCTCGCGACCATCCTCTGGCTCGTCGCGCTGCGCCGGGAAAAGATCGAGGTCGGCGCCTGGCCATTCCTGAAGCTCGGCATGCTGGTGACGCCGCCCGCCCTGATCGCGGCGCTCGCGGCCGCGATCAGGTAG